One part of the Acidobacteriota bacterium genome encodes these proteins:
- a CDS encoding FKBP-type peptidyl-prolyl cis-trans isomerase — translation MIMTTTQTSSSFAFMLVALLVVGVAAFAAQRTIPAPEDVAAPPADAETTASGLASKVIEAGTGSQHPGPTSTVTVHYTGWHTNGEMFDSSVARGQPASFPLNRVIAGWTEGVQLMVAGEKRRFWIPEDLAYGGRPGYPAGMLVFDVELISIQ, via the coding sequence ATGATCATGACCACCACGCAGACATCGTCATCCTTCGCCTTCATGCTCGTTGCCCTGCTCGTCGTCGGCGTGGCCGCGTTTGCGGCGCAGAGAACCATTCCCGCACCGGAAGATGTCGCCGCGCCGCCGGCCGACGCCGAGACCACCGCGTCCGGCCTCGCCTCGAAGGTAATTGAGGCGGGCACCGGCAGTCAGCATCCCGGGCCGACCTCCACCGTGACGGTCCACTACACCGGCTGGCACACCAACGGCGAGATGTTCGACAGCTCGGTTGCGCGGGGCCAGCCGGCGTCGTTTCCCCTCAACCGCGTGATCGCGGGCTGGACCGAGGGCGTGCAGTTGATGGTGGCGGGAGAGAAGCGCCGGTTCTGGATCCCGGAAGACCTGGCCTACGGCGGCCGCCCCGGCTACCCGGCCGGCATGCTGGTGTTCGACGTCGAGTTGATCTCGATTCAGTAG